One window from the genome of Actinoplanes teichomyceticus ATCC 31121 encodes:
- a CDS encoding Rieske (2Fe-2S) protein yields MKTLTPTVLGPITDIPLGEGRTYAVDGEMIAVFRLRDGSLRAVSAVCPHKGGPLADGQIDNRIVVCPLHLYAWDLATGCSQSGQPPISVYPVREDAGRILLGE; encoded by the coding sequence CTCTGACCCCTACCGTTCTCGGCCCGATCACCGACATCCCGCTCGGCGAAGGACGCACCTACGCCGTGGACGGGGAGATGATCGCCGTCTTCCGCCTGCGCGACGGTTCGCTGCGCGCCGTCTCGGCGGTCTGCCCGCACAAGGGCGGCCCGCTGGCGGACGGGCAGATCGACAACCGGATCGTCGTCTGCCCCCTGCACCTGTACGCATGGGACCTCGCCACCGGGTGCTCCCAGTCCGGCCAACCCCCGATCAGCGTCTACCCGGTCCGGGAGGACGCGGGTCGCATCCTTCTCGGAGAGTGA
- a CDS encoding nitrate/nitrite transporter, translating to MTATVEPIEVTRPAAASLRGHWIDDWRPEDPTFWAGGGARIAKRNLIFSIFSEHIGFSVWSLWSVMVLFLGPQYGFDPAQKFLLTAVPTLVGAGLRIPYTFAVARFGGRNWTIISASLLLVPAILAAILIEPGVSFTTCLILAATAGVGGGNFASSMANINAFFPNRHKGWALGINAGGGNIGVAAVQLIGLFVLAVFGAGRPGIVAGIYIPLIVLATVASAIWMDNLSQARNEKRGMRDAVRESHTWVMSLLYIGTFGSFIGFGFAFGQVLQVQFADRFDTPIKAAYLTFLGPLLGSLIRPVGGALADRLGGARVTFVNFIAMAAGASTVLVAAQQRSLPLYLAGFTSLFILSGLGNGSTYKMIPAIFKAKYAGDEHQARRISGAVIGIAGAIGAVGGVLVNLAFRQSFLTYRDADAAYLGFIGFYALCVLVTWVVYLRPAARRTIAV from the coding sequence ATGACCGCGACTGTCGAACCCATCGAGGTGACCCGCCCGGCGGCGGCCTCCCTGCGAGGGCACTGGATCGACGACTGGCGCCCCGAGGACCCCACGTTCTGGGCCGGCGGCGGCGCCCGGATCGCCAAACGCAACCTGATCTTCTCGATCTTCTCCGAGCACATCGGCTTCTCGGTGTGGTCGCTGTGGTCGGTGATGGTGCTCTTCCTGGGCCCGCAGTACGGTTTCGACCCGGCCCAGAAGTTCCTGCTCACCGCGGTGCCGACGCTGGTCGGGGCGGGGTTGCGGATCCCGTACACGTTCGCCGTGGCCCGCTTCGGCGGGCGCAACTGGACGATCATCAGCGCGTCGCTGCTGCTGGTCCCGGCGATCCTGGCGGCGATCCTGATCGAGCCGGGCGTCTCGTTCACCACGTGCCTGATCCTGGCCGCCACGGCCGGCGTGGGGGGTGGCAACTTCGCCTCGTCGATGGCGAACATCAACGCCTTCTTCCCGAACCGCCACAAGGGCTGGGCGCTCGGCATCAACGCCGGGGGCGGCAACATCGGCGTCGCCGCGGTCCAGCTGATCGGCCTGTTCGTGCTCGCCGTCTTCGGCGCCGGGCGCCCGGGCATCGTGGCCGGCATCTACATCCCGCTGATCGTGCTGGCCACTGTCGCCTCGGCGATCTGGATGGACAACCTGTCGCAGGCCCGCAACGAGAAGCGCGGGATGCGTGACGCGGTGCGCGAGTCGCACACCTGGGTCATGTCGCTGCTCTACATCGGCACGTTCGGCTCGTTCATCGGCTTCGGGTTCGCCTTCGGCCAGGTGCTGCAGGTGCAGTTCGCCGACCGGTTCGACACCCCGATCAAGGCGGCCTACCTGACCTTCCTCGGGCCGCTGCTGGGCTCGCTGATCCGCCCGGTCGGCGGCGCGCTGGCCGACCGGCTCGGCGGCGCGCGGGTCACCTTCGTCAACTTCATCGCGATGGCGGCGGGCGCGTCCACCGTGCTGGTGGCGGCGCAGCAACGGTCGCTGCCGCTGTACCTGGCCGGGTTCACCAGCCTGTTCATCCTCAGTGGACTGGGCAACGGGTCGACGTACAAGATGATCCCGGCGATCTTCAAGGCGAAGTACGCGGGCGACGAGCACCAGGCGCGGCGCATCTCCGGCGCGGTGATCGGCATCGCCGGCGCGATCGGGGCGGTCGGCGGGGTGCTGGTCAACCTGGCCTTCCGGCAGTCGTTCCTGACGTACCGGGACGCGGACGCGGCGTACCTGGGCTTCATCGGGTTCTACGCGCTCTGCGTGCTGGTCACCTGGGTGGTCTACCTGCGCCCGGCGGCGCGGCGCACGATCGCGGTGTGA